A stretch of the Pseudorasbora parva isolate DD20220531a chromosome 13, ASM2467924v1, whole genome shotgun sequence genome encodes the following:
- the abt1 gene encoding activator of basal transcription 1: MALLEKNDVARELETQIMASEDLNDPKPDEEENADQEMTCEDGNDDGGALEAETNEEDELEKPQAKKLLPGIVYIGHIPPRMRPKHMRNMLSVYGEIGRIFLQPEDRCVKNKKKKAGSRSSSFTEGWVEFRDKRIAKRVATSLHNTPMTNRKRSRFSSDLWSIKYLHRFHWCHLSERLAYEQTVYHQRMRTEISQAKKETNFYLASVEKSQNLEKLKKKKEKKGEVVEEKTWDYKQRPTEEEIHLKRFKNKGMSKKNLQKAQEKSKTIQDKAQSNVSLLAKIFSSGKAQD; the protein is encoded by the exons ATGGCTCTCCTGGAGAAGAATGACGTTGCAAGAGAACTAGAAACACAAATTATGGCCAGTGAAGATTTAAACGACCCTAAACCAGACGAGGAGGAGAATGCTGACCAGGAGATGACCTGTGAAGATGGCAATGATGATGGTGGTGCTCTTGAAGCTGAGACTAATGAAGAAGATGAGCTTGAGAAACCACAGGCTAAGAAACTTCTTCCAGGTATCGTGTATATAGGACACATCCCTCCGAGGATGAGACCAAAACACATGCGGAATATGCTAAGTGTGTACGGAGAGATCGGCAGGATCTTCCTACAGCCTGAAG ATCGTTgtgtaaaaaataagaaaaagaagGCCGGGAGCAGATCATCCAGTTTCACTGAGGGATGGGTGGAGTTCAGAGACAAGCGCATCGCTAAGAGAGTTGCAACCAGTCTGCACAACACACCCATGACCAACAGGAAGAGGAGCCGTTTCAGCAGTGACCTGTGGTCCATAAAG TATCTGCACAGGTTCCATTGGTGTCACCTCAGCGAGCGTCTGGCTTATGAACAGACGGTCTATCACCAGCGTATGAGGACAGAAATCTCCCAGGCAAAGAAGGAGACAAACTTCTACCTGGCCAGTGTGGAAAAGAGCCAGAATCTGGAGAAactaaagaagaagaaggaGAAAAAGGGTGAGGTCGTAGAGGAGAAGACGTGGGACTACAAACAGCGTCCTACAGAAGAAGAGATCCACCTGAAACGGTTTAAGAACAAAGGCATGTCCAAGAAGAACCTCCAGAAGGCACAAGAGAAGAGCAAAACCATCCAGGACAAAGCTCAGTCGAACGTTTCCCTCCTTGCTAAGATCTTCAGTAGTGGAAAGGCCCAGGATTGA
- the comta gene encoding catechol O-methyltransferase A: protein MLLSLLAVAVVSAAVLYVLYQWLIPAAVQNSGWMALLWHDVIHERFLNIITGSSRPQRMLKAVQKNATKGDPQSVISAIDYNCRHKEWAMNVGDDKGLILDSVLTEVNPRTALELGTYCGYSSVRIARLLSPDSKLITLEFNPAFAAVARQIIAYAGLQDKVTIVEGASGDLIPKMKERFGIKSFDFVFLDHWKDRYVPDTKLLEECGLLKKGTVLLADNVICPGAPEYLKYVRNNPRYESRYYPSHLEYTKAEDGLEKSVFLG, encoded by the exons ATGCTGTTGAGTTTGTTGGCAGTGGCGGTGGTTTCAGCAGCTGTCCTGTACGTCCTGTATCAGTGGCTGATCCCTGCAGCTGTGCAGAACAGCGGCTGGATGGCGCTCCTCTGGCACGATGTCATCCATGAGCGCTTCCTTAACATCATTACGGGATCATCACGACCTCAG CGCATGCTGAAAGCCGTTCAAAAGAACGCCACAAAAGGCGACCCTCAGAGCGTTATCTCAGCCATCGACTACAACTGCCGGCACAAAGAATGGGCCATGAACGTGGGCGACGATAAAG GGCTCATATTGGACTCTGTGTTGACGGAGGTGAACCCCAGAACGGCTCTGGAGCTCGGCACGTACTGTGGCTACTCCAGCGTTCGTATCGCTCGACTGCTGTCCCCTGACTCCAAACTTATTACCCTCGAATTCAACCCAGCCTTTGCTGCGGTTGCTCGTCAGATCATTGCATATGCCGGCCTTCAGGACAAG GTTACTATAGTGGAAGGAGCCTCTGGTGATTTGATCCCCAAAATGAAAGAGCGATTTGGAATAAAATCTTTTGATTTTGTGTTTTTGGACCACTGGAAAGATCGTTACGTTCCAGATACTAAACTTCTTGAG GAGTGTGGTCTACTCAAGAAAGGCACTGTCCTGTTGGCTGACAACGTCATTTGTCCTGGAGCCCCGGAATATTTGAAATATGTGAGGAACAACCCACGCTATGAGAGCAGATACTACCCGTCCCACCTGGAGTACACCAAAGCAGAAGATGGTCTGGAGAAATCTGTCTTCTTGGGATGA